TCACCGCTATTTCGTCGTCCAGTTCGATTGTCAGTGACTCGATATCGCCGTCGTGGTTGCCCTTGACGAGGGTGACGGGTACGCGCTCGGTGACTGATTCCAACAGCGATTCGAGTTCGTCGCGTTCGTCGCCCCGCGAATCGCCGATTGCGTGGGCGAGATCGCCGAGGAAGACCACGCGCTCGACATCCGTCCTCTCGACCAGCGTGAGCAGATGCTCGCGGCGTTCGGCGGCCTGACTCGGCAGCGAGACGCCCTCCCAGCGGAGCGCGGCTTCGAGTCCAGCATGGTAATCGGCGACACAGAGGACGCGCTCGCTACACTCGACGACGGCCGCCGGTTCGTCCGGCACCGGCTCGACCCGTGTCATCAGATGGGCTTGAGTGTGTCGTCGTCGGGTTCGTAACACTCGCCGCTCATTAGCGCCGACTGGATTCCGTCGGTCGCTTGCTCGCGCGTGAGATCGTGCTCCTCGACGACGTGCCCGACGACCGCCTCACGGGCCACGCCGTCGCCGTCGTCGAGTGCCGCCATCGCCGCGACGACCGCCTCCTCGGGGTCGGTGGTTGCGGCTTCGCCCGCCGCGTCGTCCGCCGCTGACTCGGTGTCCTCGTCGAATTCGTCGTCGGTGTCCTCCGTGGCCGCCGTCGGTTCGGCGTCGTCGGTCGCCTCTGTCCCGACGGTTTCGCCGGCGTCCGTCGTCCCGGCGTCACTCGCGGTCGATTCGGTTTCGTCATCTGGGTCGGTTGCGTCGTCCGGCACGGGCGTCTCGATGTCGGCTTCGCCCGGTCCATCGACCTCGCTCGCGCTCTCGAAGTCGGTGCCAAACTCCTCCTCGATGCGCTCGCGCTCGTCGGCGTCGAGTTCGAACTCCTCGGGGTCGTCGAGGTCCGCCTCGGCGGCTTCCTCGTCGCCCTCCGCGGCGCCCTCCTCATTGGGTTCGGCAGATTCGTCAAACGAATCCTCGACGGATTCGCCAGCTTCGGCGTCCGACTGCGACGGTTCCACCGCCGTTTCCGTGGGTTCCGAGTCGCCGGTTTCGAGTGTGGAATCGGTCTTGTCACTCGGTTCGGCTTGAGTATCGACCGGTGAATCATCCGTCGGTTCGGTCTCGACAACTGACTCGCCGTCACCCGAAACCACTGCTCGGCCCGTCTCGACAGCCGTTTCGGTTTCCGATTCTTCGGTCGCGTCCGCCGACTGGGGTTCGTCACCTGCTCTCTCGTCGACCGGTTCGGCCGGCCCCGTCGAGCCCTTGTCGGGTGCGACGTCGAGCGCACGGACCTCCTCGCGTTCGCCGGCGACCACCCGCGCCGCGTCGAGCGCCATCCCCTCGATGGCGTCGAGATACGCCGGCGTCGTGCCGTAGTGCTCCAGCGCGCGCGGTATCCCGGCGGCGAGCCCCGCCTCGACGCCCTCCGCTTCGAGCGCCTCACCGAGTACGTCGCCGCGCTCGTCGCGGGCGAGCGCGTCTCGCATCGTCCGCACCCGTTCGAGGGTCAGTTTCGCGGTCTCAACGGCGAAGCGGTCGCGCGTGGCGGCATCGACCTCGCTGAGGTTCTCGGGACGAATCGAGGTGAACACCCGATTCGAGTCGTCGGGCTGGAACGTGCGCGCCTTACCCGTGACGGCGACGAACGCGGGCGTCCCGATGCGTTCGAGCGCCGAGAGCGCCTCGGGCTGGTACTGGCCGGCGTAGACGACGAACGCGCCCGTCGGATCGACCACCCGTGCGCGCAACTGTTCTTCATTTACTGATTCGATTTCGGTGAGCACGCCCACCGCGAAGAGACGGTTGAGCCGCGCGCCGGTCGGCGTCACGACGTAGTTCGGTGCGCGCTCCTCGTCGCTTTCGGCGTACGAGAGGCTCGCGTCGTCGAACTCGGCGGCGAACACGCGATAAGCCGTCTCGCGGTTCGGACGTGTGCTCATTCGGCCACCTCGGTCTCGCCCGCTTCATCCGCTTCGGTGAGCAGCGTTCGTGCGCGCTCGGCGGGATCGTCGGCACACGCCGCGAACTCGGTCGCTTCGAGGTTCGCGCCGTAGTCGTCGACCGAGAGCGTCCCCCGCACCCGGAACTCGTGGCCGACGAGTTCCTCGTGGATGGACTCGGCTACCACTTCCTGGTCCATCGCGTCGCGGGCGGCCTCGCGTGCGTCTTCGACGTCGCCGCCGTAGATCTCTTCGGTGAGGTCGGCGTCGAGAACGGCGGTGAGCGACGCCGTGCCGTCGTCCACGATGGCCTTCACCCGCAGATCGTCCTCGCCGTCGACGTCGCCGTGGGCACGACACTGGCCCTTCTGGATGACGCGCCCGCAGTCGGGACAGCGTTGGATGAGTCCCGAGCCGTCCCGCACCGCGAGCAGGTTCCCGGTGAGTTCGACGTCGAACAGCCCACCAGTCGAAACCGCCTCGCGGACGCTCATCCGTGGTGCGCTCTCGCCGCCTTCGACCTCCCTGTCGAGCGGTTCGATGGTCGAGAACTCGGCGACGTTCACCGACGGCACGCCCCGAAACTCGCGGACGTAGGCGTTCTCGATACGTATCGAACCTCCCTCCTCGATTTCGTCGTGTGGGTTCCAGTCGGTGAAGGGCAGTCTGCCAGTCTCGTCGGCGAACACCCCGCTCAGGATCGCCGTTTCGCCGTCGCGCCCGTCGATGACCTTCTCCTCGACCTCGGCGACGCGCACCTCGACGGTGCGCCCGCGGTCGCCCGGCGCGAGCTCGGACAGCGAGCGCTCGCCGCCGATGTCGTGGGGAATAGTCATGGACTCGTCGGCGAACTCGATGGTCGTCTCCGAGCCGAGGTTGAGTTCGGGGTCGCCGTCCCACTCGCGGACGCCAGCGCCGAGCGCCTCGACCGTGTCGCCCGGCGCGAGGTCGAAGTCCTCCCACGCGGTGTAGGAGATCGTGCCCGACTCGTCGCCGAGTTCGCCCTCGAAGATCACGAGGTCGTCGCCCTGATAGCGGATCGAGCGCTTGCCGACGGTGAGCACTCGCCCCCGGACCGTCACCGCCGAGTCGCTCGTTGAAACGTCCGCGAGGTCCTTCGCCGTGGGTTCCCCGGTGGCAGTGCTGTCGCCGTACTTCCGGCGGAGGCTGCTCTTGGCTTCCTCTACCGGCACGCTGTACTCGACCAAGTTCTCTAGGTCCGCTTTGACCTCCTCTTTGTCGACGCCGAGGTCGGAGGCGAGAGCCTCGGCATGGTCGTCGAGTGTCATCACCCGTACTTGAAGCGGAACGAACTAAAAGGGTTCGCGCCCCTGTCAGGCGTTTTCGGTCGCGTTCGTCGTCTCCGGCGTCTCCTCAGTGCCGGATGCTCCGTCGATGCGGTAGGTGTAGATGCCGGTGAAGAGGTCGCTCGTCAGGGCGATCTCGCGCTCTTCGTTGTAATCGGCGCTGTAGGCCATCGGCGGGTCGCCGAACACCTGTAACTGCTCGTTCGGATTTTCGACCGCCGGCGCGTTCGTCTCGTGCGTGTCGATCGGATGCAGGTCCGTCGGGTCGGTGACGTCGTAGAGAACTGTGCCCTCGTGCCAGTCACCGCTCACGACCAGCGTGGCGTCCGGGAGGGGTACGATGTCGAACTGGTGGCCGGTCCAGTCGAAGCGCTCGGTCTGGTCGCTCTCGCCCTCGCCGCCCGAACTCATGCGCTTCGCGTTCGGTGAGTGCGTGAACCCGATCGGGACGGGATTTTCGGGCGAACCGTCGCGCCAGCCGATGTCGAAGACGTGTTTGCCGCCCGGAGTCCCGTACGAGCGCTCGTCACCGACGACCACGAGGTCGCGGCGCGGGTCGGGGAGGGCATAATGGCAGTTCCCGAACGCCTCCTCGCCGACATCGTGGTCCGAATACGAGGGCTGGTCGGCGTAGTCGAACCGGCCGACTTCCGCGGTGTTCAGCGGGTCGCTCGCGTCGAGCAGCACGTAGCCGTCGGTCATGTCGCCCATGTATGCACAGTGGAGCAGGTCGCGTTTGGCGTCGTAGACCACGTCGTGTGCCAAACCCGGCGGGCCGGCGGTGCCGTGCTGTCGTGGCGAGCGCAGTTTCGAAACGTCCCAGATGTCGATGCCGCCGGTATCCGGATCGTCGCTGTAGTTCACGGTGTAGACCACGGATGCGTTCGAGCGGACGAACAGGTTGTGTGTCCCCCCGGAGTTGAGTTCGCCGATGATTCGTGGTGATTCGGGCGTTCCCTCGGCGAACCCGTAGTCGACGATCTGGACACCGGAGTCGCCGGCTGGATGGTTGCTCCGGCAGTACAGCCCCTTCTTCGGGCCGAACTTGACGTCAAGACACGTCACGCCGTCGTCGGCCGGAAAGTGATGAACGAGTTCGGGGGAGTTTGGGTCGCGTAGGTCCACGAGATAGCTGCCGGTGCCCGAAAATCGGGTACCGATGGCGGCGTAACGCCCGTCGGAGCGGATGACGCCCTCCGAGAAGCCACCCGCCGACGAGGAGAGCTGTGACTGACTCAGGTTTTCGAGTCGCCACGTCGATGGCGTCGGCGTCGCGGTCGGCGTTTCGGCCTGCGTCGTTCGGGTCGGCGCGGCGGTGGCCGTCGACGTTTCGTTCGCTCCGCCCGCCGTCTCGCCCCCATCCTCCATCCTGAGCGCGCCGTAGGCCACGCCGGAGCCGACACCCACAACCCCGAGTGCCTTGAGCACCGCCCGTCGAGTCGTCCCTGGCATTACTGTCCCGTTCGACTCGACACCGCGCGCGTACTTATTTCTCACCGTTTGTCAACTTTCACTTCACCCGGCAATTATCGTCGGGACACACCACCGCCGCACCGAAAGCGGCTTTCGCAGCCTCCGACTACCGCCAATATGGACGTCGTGGTCAACGCGGCGATGAGCGCCGACGGCAAACTCTCCTCGCGCCGGCGCGAGCAGGTGGTCATCAGCGGTCCGGAGGACTTCGCGCGCCTCGATGCGCTCCGGGCGTCCTGCGACGCGGTGTGTGTGGGGAGCGGGACGGTACTCGCCGACGACCCACATCTCACCGTCGAGGACCCGGACCTGCGCGCCGAGCGCCGCGCGGAGGGGAAACCACCCCATCCCGCACGGGTGGTCGTCGACACGCGTGCCCGTACGCCGCCCGACAGCCGGGTGCTGGACGATGTGGCCGCAAGCTACGTGTTGGTCGGCAACGCAGCGCCAGACGACAGGCATGCGGCGCTCCGTGAGACCGGTGCAACCCTCGTTACGGCCGGCGACGAGCGAGTCGATATTGAAAAAGGGTTCGCCGCGCTCGAAGACGAGGGCATCGAGCGGCTGCTCGTCGAAGGCGGTGGCGAGATACTGTTTTCGGTATTCGAGGCAGGGCTCGTCGACGAACTATCGGTATTCATCGGTTCGATTCTCATCGGCGGCCGCGACGCGCCGACGCTCGCCGACGGCGCGGGCTTCGTCGAGGAGTTTCCCGAACTCGCCCTTGAAGCCGTCGAGCGCGTCGACGACGGCGTGCTCTGTCGTTATACCGTCGAGTGAACAGGGAGGCGATCAGTCGTCCGATTCGGCGAGCGGTGCCGTCCGCTCGTCGTCCGCGTGGGTTTCGAGGTACGTATCGGCGTCGAGAGCGGCCTTGCTGCCCATCCCGCCCGCCGTGACGGCCTGCTGGTAGTGATAATCCACGACGTCGCCCGCGCCGAACAGTCCGGGAACTCCCGTCTCGGTCTGGCCGCCGCCCGCGCCGCCCTCGGTGGCGAGATAACCGGCGTCGTCCATCCCGACGCCCGTCTCGCGCAGGTAGTCGGTGTTCGGCGTGTGGCCGATGGCGAGAAAGACGGCCCCGACGTCGAAATCGAACTGCTCGGTGTCGGCGTCGTCGAGTCGCTCGCTCGGGTGGCCCTCGGGGTGGGTTGCGAGCGATACGTCATCGACACCCTCCTCGGGCGAGCCGTGGATTTCGAGGAGTTCGGTGTTTCTCATGACTTCGATGTCGCCGGCTGCGACGTGCTCTTCGAGGCGGTCGATCCAGTAGTCCTCGGCACGGAACTCCTCGCGGCGGTGAACGAGGTGTACAGTCGAAGCGAACTTCGTGAGGAAGGTTGCCTCCTCCATCGCGGCATCGCCGCCGCCGACGACCAGCATCTCCTCGTCGCGGAAGAATGCTCCATCGCACGTGGCACACGTCGAGACGCCGTAGCCCATCAGTTCGTCCTCGCCCGGCACACCCAGAGTACGGGCGCTCGCGCCGCTGGCGACGATGACGGCGTCGGCGGTGTAGCGCTTCCCGCTCGCAAGGGCGAGTTCGAACGGACGGTCGGAATCGTCGACGGACTCGACGACGCCGTGTTCGATCTCGGCTCCGAACCGTTTCGCCTGCTCTTTCATGTTGTTGATGAGTTCCGTCCCGCCGATTCCCTCGGGAAAACCCGGATAGTTGGCGACGTCGGTGGTGAGCGTGAGCTGGCCGCCCGGTTCGTCGCCCTCCAGTACCAGCGGGTCGTTGTTCGCGCGCGCGGCGTAGATGGCCGCCGTCAGCCCCGCGATGCCCGACCCCGTGATGACGAGCCGGCGATGAACCGGCTCCGCGCTCTCGGTCATACCCGTGGTTGACGCTTCCCGAATAACTACCTTGTGCTGTCGCAGGGGGATTTATGGCTCGGCCCCCGTCCGTCGGGCCATGCCCGCAGACCTCGCGGAGAAAACAGATAGATACGAACGCCTACTTGCCGAGGCGCTCGACGCGGCGACCATCACAGTACCGCCCGACACGCCGCTGGCCGACGCCGCCGCAGACTACGAGGAGATGGCCCGCTCGTATCTGGAGGACGGCAGACACTTTCGTGCCGGTGACGATCCGGTGAACGCGCTCGCGGCCTTTTCGTATGGCCATGCGTGGCTCGACGCCGGCGCACGCATGGGTTTGTTCGCGGTGCCCGACGAAGGTGATCTCTTCACGGTCTGAGTGTGTGGTCGGTGCGCTTACAAGGGGCGGGTGTGTCAGTTGTCTCCGATGGAGGCCGTTCTGTGGTACGTGCTGACCGGCACCCGCGGCGGCACGAACCGCGTTCGTATCCTCCGGGCGCTCGACGAACGGCCACGGAACGCGAACCGCCTCGCCGAGGAGTTGGATCTCGATTACAAGACCGTCCGCCATCACCTCGACGTACTGGAGGAGAACAACGTCCTCGAAAACAGCGGCGACGACTACGGTGCGGTGTATCTACCGACCGAGCAGGCGCGCCATCACTGGGGGACGATAGAGCAGATCATCGAACAGGTGAACTGAGTATGGTCCGATTTGGGAAAGAGTATATGCACGCGAGTGGGGAAGGTGGAGGTAGATGGCCGTTCTGATAGACGCGATGCGCGTGTTCAGCGCGCTGAACGTGGCCCTCCTCCTCGGACTCGGCTACGTCTGGGGGCGGAACTTCCTCCAGTTCCGCTCGAAGCACACGCTCGGGCTACTGGTCTTCGCCGTCCTGCTGCTCGCGGAGAACGCACTGGCGATATACTTCTTCGTCTTCCACCAGACGCTCACTCTCTGGGTGACGAACCCCGAACTCGTTCCACCCATCGCTCAGGAAGCGATGCTCGCACTCCGGATCTTCGAGTTCGGCGGCATCGCCTTCCTCACGTGGGTCACGTGGGACTGAGCGAAGCGAGGCGAAGGACGAGGAACGAACGAAGCGAGCGACGCGGGACTGATCCGAGTAGAGTGAACGGGGGTTGCAGGAACGAGCAAGCAGACCGCTTCAGTCGGTCGACCACGAACGGTTATGGTGGGCTGGAGGGATGCTTCCACCCGGAAAAACACCTCGATAAGCGGTGGTTTAACCCCCTCCACACAGACGGCCGGCAGAGGGCGTGTGAGGGCTGATTTCGACGGACTGTAATCGGTAGTTTTAAGTAGTTTACGGGCTAACGTTCGGTCAGATACCGAGTTCTGGGAGCCGTTGCGAACAATCCCCAGTAGCCGACCGCATCCGAACCATTCCACCAATGAGCGATTCAACAACCCGCGTCAACGAGCGCGAACGAGCCGAAGAGACCGAGGTCGAAGAGGAGGCCGACGAGGACGAACTCGTCTGCCCCGAGTGTGGTGGCCGGCTGGCCGCCGACACCGAACACGGCGAGACCGTCTGTACGGACTGTGGTCTCGTCGTCGAGACCGACGAGATCGACCGCGGGCCGGAGTGGCGGGCGTTCGATAGTGCCGAACGCGACCAGAAGTCGAGAGTCGGTGCGCCCACGACGAACATGATGCACGACAAGGGCCTCTCGACGAACATCGGCTGGCAGAACAAGGACGCCTACGGCAACGCCCTCTCCAGTCGACAGCGCCAGAAGATGCAGCGCCTGCGCACCTGGAACGAGCGCTTCCGTACCCGTGACTCGAAGGAGCGCAACCTGAAGCAGGCCCTCGGCGAGATCGACCGCATGGCGAGCGCCTTGGGACTCCCCGACAGCGTGCGCGAGACCGCGTCGGTCATCTACCGCCGCGCGCTCGACGAGGACCTCCTGCCCGGACGCTCCATCGAGGGCGTCTCGACCTCGGCGCTGTACGCGGCGGCTCGACAGGCCGGCACGCCACGAAGTCTCGACGAGATCGCCACCGTCTCCAGAGTCGGCAAGATGGAACTCACCCGGACCTACCGCTACGTGGTCCGCGAACTCGGCCTCGAGATCCAGCCGGCCGACCCCGCGAGCTACGTGCCCCGCTTCGCCTCCGACCTCGAACTCTCGGAGGAGGCCGAGCGGCGTGCCCGACAGCTCCTCGAAACCGCAAAGGACGAGGGCATCATCAGCGGGAAGAGTCCTGTGGGACTGGCCGCCGCAGCGGTCTACGCCGCCGCCCTGCTCACCAACGAGAAGGTCACGCAGGGCGCGGTATCGGAGGTCGCGGACATCTCCGAGGTCACCATCCGCAATCGCTACAAGGAACTGCTCGAGGCCGAAGGCGACGTGATGGCCGCCTGACGCGAACTTTTTTGTACTCGTCACGTGTTGAACGATGACATGGACGAAGCAGCCGTCCAACTGTTGTGTCCGGAGTGTGCGAAACATTGGCGTGAGACGCCACGGGAGCTTCCCGACGGCGGGTCGACGTTTCACTGTCCGAACTGCCACGCGAGCTATCGCATCAGCGAGTTCATGCGAACCGACCGCGACCTCAGTGCGTTCAAGCAACTCCAGTAGCGCGGTACCGAACCGTCGATGATCGTTCGTGATAATCCGTGTCGAGCGTGGCTGCACGGCCCGATCTCAACTGGTGTATGTTAACGCGAATCAGGATACTACTAATACACTCCAGTCATTAGGGGCAAGTGCCCATGAAAAAGCAGGAGCTTATCCACCTCCACGGCCTGCTTGCAGAGGTACGCAAACATCACGAAGCGCGGACAGGGACGTCCGCCGAGTACGAATCGTACGAGTCACTCGGCGTCCGTCCGACTTCGATCCATCAGTCAAAAACCGACCACAAGGCTGCCGTTTTCGCGCTCGCCGACGGTATTACGTCCGATATGCGACGCACGGAGACCGAGACGGTTCCGGCGGCCGCCGACTGAGACGAGCGAACGGACACACCGTCATCACCGCGTTTTTCGACCATCACTCCGATAGCGCCGCGACCGTTCACTCCTCGAGCAGTTCGTCGAACTCCGGCAGGAGGTCGTCCTCATCCGTTTCAGTATCAGCTGTCTCGTTGTCCTCCTCGTTCTCGTCGCCTTCGTCGTCGGTTTCGAGCACTTCGATTTCGAGGACGTCGAGCGGGATGTTTTCGAGTCGCTGGCCGATTTCCTTCCGTGCGATGCGGGAGGCGTGCTCTTCGCGCTCGACGCTGAAGACCGTCATTTCGAGTTCGAGCGCGACGAGTGCCTCGTCGGCGACGATGAACGCCGGCTCCAACTCCTCGCCCTCGGGCGACGTGCGCGACCCCATCTCGATCTCGACGTAGCTGAGGTCGGGGTTGAGCATCCCGCCGGTCTTCGAGATGGCGATGCGCACGGCCTCGTCGGCCGTCTCCACGTCGTATACGGGCACGGCAGCCTCGACGACGACTCGACAGTCCATGACACTCATTCATCGGCTGTCAGTATCAACGTTGGGTCCGTCCGAGTCGAAAGGGCCAACCATCGCCCTCCCGTCGCTTTCACCGATGAAGACCGGCAGCATCGACGTCGATGCGTTGGCGGGCGGGTTCGACCTGCAGGCGACCCTCGAAAGCGGGCAGACCTACTCGTGGCACCGTGCCGACGGGCGGATGTACGAACAGTCCTCCGTCGCCGGTGGCTCGGCGTGGTACGTCACGGTCCTGCCGCCCGCATTCACCGGCGAGCGCGAGGTGATACGCACACGGCAAACGGATGGCCGACTCGACTGGGAGGCGACGACCGACGCGACCGACCTCCTCACGCACCTGCTCAGACTCGACGACGATCTCGACGCCATCCGCGAGTCGGTGCCGGACGAGGTGCTCATCGAGCGCGCGTTCGACTCCTACGACGGCTTGCGATTGGTCCGTGATCCACCCTTCGTATCGCTCGTCTCATTCATCTGCTCGGCGCAGATGCGCGTCGCCCGCATCCACGGGATGCAGCGCACGCTCGCTCGCGAGTTCGGGTCGACCGTGGAGTTCGACGGCGAAACCTATCACGCCTTCCCGACGCCCGCACAGTTGGCCGCAGCCGCCGAGGCACAGTTGCGCGAGTGCTCGCTCGGCTATCGCGCTCCCTACGTCGAGCGCACGGCCGAACTCGTCGCGAGCGGCGACGCCCATCCGGAATCGGCGCGCGGGCGGGATTTCGAGGACGCCCGCGAGTATCTCAAGCAGTTCGTGGGTGTCGGCGACAAGGTCGCCGACTGTGTACTGCTGTTCGCGCTCGATTATCTCGAAGCCGTCCCGCTCGATACGTGGCTTCGACGGGCGATCGCCGAGCACTACCCTGACTGTGATCGTGGTTCCTATCTCGAAACCTCACGGGCCATCCGCGAGCGCTTCGGCGGTGAGTACGCGGGCTACGTCCAGACGTACGTCTTTCACCACCTGCGGGGCGGAGTCGAGTAGCCGGCGAGAGCGTCCACACGGCCCGACCGTTTTTGTCGGTCGCACGAAAAAGCCAGCCATGAGCGACACTCGTGCACACGTGTTCGTCTCCGGCCGCGTCCAGGGCGTCAGCTACCGCGCGAGCACTCGTGATGCCGCCCGCGATGCCGGCCTCGATGGCTGGGTGAAGAATCTCGACGATGGCCGCGTCGAGGCGGTCTTCGAGGGTAGTGAGGCGAGCGTCGAGCGCCTGGTCGAGTGGTGTCACGAGGGAAGCCCCGCCGCCGACGTCGATGGCGTCGACGCCGAGTACGGCGACCCCGAAGGGGTGAGCGGGTTCGAGGTTCGCCGGTAGTCCGGGCGCTTAATTCGTCGGCGGTCGATGAACCCCTATGATAGATGCGGACCGGATGGCCGCCGTCGACGAGAACGCCGCGGCGCTCGGTGTGTCGCGAAAACAGTTGATGGAGTCGAGCGGCAACGCCGTCGCCGGCGCGGTCCGGGACCTCGCGGAACCGGGTGCGTCCGTCACCATCGTCGCCGGGCGGGGGAACAACGGCGGTGACGCACTCGTTGCCGCCCGATTTCTCGATAGTTATGACTTGTGCGTGCTCCTCCTCGGTCGCGCCGAAACCATCACGACCGACATCGCCCGTGAGAACTGGGCAGCGCTCGAAGAAGGCGCGTACGACGTCGAGGAGGTGCGCGACTCGCGGGACCTCGACCTCGGTGACCCGGACGTGGTCGTGGATGCGATGCTCGGCACGGGCATCACGGGCGACCTCCGCGAACCCGAGGCCACGGCCGCGCGCGCGATGAACGACTCCGAGGCGATCGTCCTCTCCGTCGACGTTCCATCGGGTGTGGACGCCGACACCGGTGAGGGGAGTTCGGAAGCGGTCGAGGCCGACCACGTCGTCACCTTCCACGACACGAAGCCGGGTCTCGACGCGCTCGATTCGGACGTACAGGTTGCGGATATCGGGATTCCGTGGGCCGCCGAGCGCTTCGTCGGGCCGGGCGACCTTGCCGTCGAGCGCGATGCCCATAGCCAAAAGGGTGATTCCGGGCGCGTACTCGTCGTCGGCGGTGGTCCCTACACCGGTGCACCGGCGCTCGCCGCGCAGGCCTCGCTGCGCGCAGGCGCTGACCTCGCGTTCGTCTCGGTCCCGGAACGGGTGTTCGAGCCGATCGCGGGCTACGCGGAGGACCTCATCGTCCAGCCCTACGAGTCGAAACGACTCACTCCCGAGCAGGTCGATGGGCTGGTCGCAACGGCCACCGACCACGACGATATCGTGGTGCTCGGGCCGGGTCTCGGCAGCGCCGACGAAACCCATGAAGCGGTCGAGCAGTTTCTGGAAGACTTCGACGGCCGGGCAGTCGTCGATGCCGACGCGCTCGCGGCAGTCCCGGAGGTCGAAACGGATGCGACGCTGGTCTGTACGCCGAACCGAAAGGAACTCGCGGCGATGGGTGGTCCCGACGTGCGGCGCCTGCGCGAGCACACCGAGGAGATCGAGGCGTTCGCCGCCGAACT
This window of the Halococcus sediminicola genome carries:
- a CDS encoding Single-stranded DNA binding protein → MTLDDHAEALASDLGVDKEEVKADLENLVEYSVPVEEAKSSLRRKYGDSTATGEPTAKDLADVSTSDSAVTVRGRVLTVGKRSIRYQGDDLVIFEGELGDESGTISYTAWEDFDLAPGDTVEALGAGVREWDGDPELNLGSETTIEFADESMTIPHDIGGERSLSELAPGDRGRTVEVRVAEVEEKVIDGRDGETAILSGVFADETGRLPFTDWNPHDEIEEGGSIRIENAYVREFRGVPSVNVAEFSTIEPLDREVEGGESAPRMSVREAVSTGGLFDVELTGNLLAVRDGSGLIQRCPDCGRVIQKGQCRAHGDVDGEDDLRVKAIVDDGTASLTAVLDADLTEEIYGGDVEDAREAARDAMDQEVVAESIHEELVGHEFRVRGTLSVDDYGANLEATEFAACADDPAERARTLLTEADEAGETEVAE
- a CDS encoding LVIVD repeat-containing protein — protein: MPGTTRRAVLKALGVVGVGSGVAYGALRMEDGGETAGGANETSTATAAPTRTTQAETPTATPTPSTWRLENLSQSQLSSSAGGFSEGVIRSDGRYAAIGTRFSGTGSYLVDLRDPNSPELVHHFPADDGVTCLDVKFGPKKGLYCRSNHPAGDSGVQIVDYGFAEGTPESPRIIGELNSGGTHNLFVRSNASVVYTVNYSDDPDTGGIDIWDVSKLRSPRQHGTAGPPGLAHDVVYDAKRDLLHCAYMGDMTDGYVLLDASDPLNTAEVGRFDYADQPSYSDHDVGEEAFGNCHYALPDPRRDLVVVGDERSYGTPGGKHVFDIGWRDGSPENPVPIGFTHSPNAKRMSSGGEGESDQTERFDWTGHQFDIVPLPDATLVVSGDWHEGTVLYDVTDPTDLHPIDTHETNAPAVENPNEQLQVFGDPPMAYSADYNEEREIALTSDLFTGIYTYRIDGASGTEETPETTNATENA
- a CDS encoding 2,5-diamino-6-(ribosylamino)-4(3H)-pyrimidinone 5'-phosphate reductase; amino-acid sequence: MDVVVNAAMSADGKLSSRRREQVVISGPEDFARLDALRASCDAVCVGSGTVLADDPHLTVEDPDLRAERRAEGKPPHPARVVVDTRARTPPDSRVLDDVAASYVLVGNAAPDDRHAALRETGATLVTAGDERVDIEKGFAALEDEGIERLLVEGGGEILFSVFEAGLVDELSVFIGSILIGGRDAPTLADGAGFVEEFPELALEAVERVDDGVLCRYTVE
- a CDS encoding NAD(P)/FAD-dependent oxidoreductase; the protein is MTESAEPVHRRLVITGSGIAGLTAAIYAARANNDPLVLEGDEPGGQLTLTTDVANYPGFPEGIGGTELINNMKEQAKRFGAEIEHGVVESVDDSDRPFELALASGKRYTADAVIVASGASARTLGVPGEDELMGYGVSTCATCDGAFFRDEEMLVVGGGDAAMEEATFLTKFASTVHLVHRREEFRAEDYWIDRLEEHVAAGDIEVMRNTELLEIHGSPEEGVDDVSLATHPEGHPSERLDDADTEQFDFDVGAVFLAIGHTPNTDYLRETGVGMDDAGYLATEGGAGGGQTETGVPGLFGAGDVVDYHYQQAVTAGGMGSKAALDADTYLETHADDERTAPLAESDD
- a CDS encoding DUF357 domain-containing protein, with the protein product MPADLAEKTDRYERLLAEALDAATITVPPDTPLADAAADYEEMARSYLEDGRHFRAGDDPVNALAAFSYGHAWLDAGARMGLFAVPDEGDLFTV
- a CDS encoding ArsR/SmtB family transcription factor; the encoded protein is MEAVLWYVLTGTRGGTNRVRILRALDERPRNANRLAEELDLDYKTVRHHLDVLEENNVLENSGDDYGAVYLPTEQARHHWGTIEQIIEQVN
- a CDS encoding transcription initiation factor IIB, with protein sequence MSDSTTRVNERERAEETEVEEEADEDELVCPECGGRLAADTEHGETVCTDCGLVVETDEIDRGPEWRAFDSAERDQKSRVGAPTTNMMHDKGLSTNIGWQNKDAYGNALSSRQRQKMQRLRTWNERFRTRDSKERNLKQALGEIDRMASALGLPDSVRETASVIYRRALDEDLLPGRSIEGVSTSALYAAARQAGTPRSLDEIATVSRVGKMELTRTYRYVVRELGLEIQPADPASYVPRFASDLELSEEAERRARQLLETAKDEGIISGKSPVGLAAAAVYAAALLTNEKVTQGAVSEVADISEVTIRNRYKELLEAEGDVMAA
- a CDS encoding DUF7836 family putative zinc-binding protein translates to MDEAAVQLLCPECAKHWRETPRELPDGGSTFHCPNCHASYRISEFMRTDRDLSAFKQLQ
- a CDS encoding UPF0058 family protein; its protein translation is MKKQELIHLHGLLAEVRKHHEARTGTSAEYESYESLGVRPTSIHQSKTDHKAAVFALADGITSDMRRTETETVPAAAD
- a CDS encoding DUF555 domain-containing protein — translated: MDCRVVVEAAVPVYDVETADEAVRIAISKTGGMLNPDLSYVEIEMGSRTSPEGEELEPAFIVADEALVALELEMTVFSVEREEHASRIARKEIGQRLENIPLDVLEIEVLETDDEGDENEEDNETADTETDEDDLLPEFDELLEE
- a CDS encoding DNA-3-methyladenine glycosylase family protein; protein product: MKTGSIDVDALAGGFDLQATLESGQTYSWHRADGRMYEQSSVAGGSAWYVTVLPPAFTGEREVIRTRQTDGRLDWEATTDATDLLTHLLRLDDDLDAIRESVPDEVLIERAFDSYDGLRLVRDPPFVSLVSFICSAQMRVARIHGMQRTLAREFGSTVEFDGETYHAFPTPAQLAAAAEAQLRECSLGYRAPYVERTAELVASGDAHPESARGRDFEDAREYLKQFVGVGDKVADCVLLFALDYLEAVPLDTWLRRAIAEHYPDCDRGSYLETSRAIRERFGGEYAGYVQTYVFHHLRGGVE
- a CDS encoding acylphosphatase translates to MSDTRAHVFVSGRVQGVSYRASTRDAARDAGLDGWVKNLDDGRVEAVFEGSEASVERLVEWCHEGSPAADVDGVDAEYGDPEGVSGFEVRR